Within Deltaproteobacteria bacterium, the genomic segment AATTCAGCGTGCGCTTTCCGCTCCCGGCCGATCCCGCCGTCCTTCATCCCCCCATCAGCCTGACCTTCACCACGCACGGGATCATCGACCGCGTCGGGACGATCGGCGCCTGCCGAGCTTCCGCCAGCTCGATGCGCTGCCGGCAGCCCTAGCTTAGCTAGCTAGGCGTCGACTCCAGACCGAATCTCCGCGCGCGCCGCGCGCGCGGCCGAGCGAAGCGAGCGGGGAGTGAGGACACGGCGGGCTGCGCCCGCCGGGGCGAGGGGCGGGGAGCCCCTCGCTGACCTAGCACAGCGGCGGACGACGCTCGTGCCAGTGGGTCGCGCGCTGGTACGCATGCCCGGCCGCGAGCACCCGTCCCTCGGCGAACGGCGGACCGACCAGCTGGAGGCCGACCGGCAGGCCGGCCGACGTGAACCCGCAGGGCAGCGCGAGCGCCGGGAGCCCGATCAGGTTGAAGGGCGCGGTGAAGCGCGTGATCGCCTGGGCGGCGTCGAGCTCGTGGCTGCCGAGGCGCACGAGCAGCTCGGCCGGGCGCGGGGCGACGAGGGGCGTGGCCGGCAGCGCGAGCAGGTCGGCGCGTGCGAAGGCCGCGCGCGCCTCCTCGTAGAGGCGCGTCCGCAGGCGTTGCGCAGCCAGATAGTGGTCCGCCGCGACCATCTTGCCGAGCGCGAGGTAGACACGCAGCTCGAGACCGGCCCGCGCGCGCCGCGGCCCGAGCAGCGCTCCGAGCGCGCTCTCGGCCTCGGCCAGGATGGTCGCGCCGAGCGCCGGGTTGGCGTGCTCGAGGGACGGCAGCGCGACGTCGGTCACCGCCGCGCCCGCCGAACCGAGGTCGGCGAGCGCCGTCTCGACCGCCGCCGCGACCTCGGGCTCGATCAGCTCGCAGGCGAACGCGCGCGCCACGCCGATCCGCACGCCGCGGAGCGGGCGGTCGAGGAGCGCCCGATAGTCGGGGACCGGCACGCGGGCGCTCGAGGGGTCGGCCGGATCGTGGCCGGCGATGGCCTGCAGCACGAGCGCCACGTCCTCGACGGTGCGTGCCAGCGGTCCGACGTGGTCGAGCGTCCAGGCGAGCGGCGTGACGCCGGCGCGGCTCACCCGGCCGTAGGTGGGCTTGAGGCCGGTCACCCCACAGAAGCTCGCCGGGATGCGCACCGACCCGCCGGTGTCGGTCCCGAGCGCGGCCGGCACGAGCCGCGCGGCGACGGCCGCTCCGGAGCCGCTGCTCGAGCCGCCGGGTACGCGGTCCGCCGCCCACGGATTCAGCGGCGTCCCGAGCGCCGCATTCACGCCCGTCGGGCCGAAGGCCAGCTCGTGCATGTGGGTGGTGCCGAGCACGACCGCCCCGGCGGCCCTGAGCCGGGCGACCACGGTCGCATCGGCCGCCGCGGGCCGATCGCCCGCGAAGGCCGGGCTGCCGTTGCCGCGCACCAACCCGCGCACGGCGAACAGGTCCTTCACCGCGACGGGGACGCCGGCGAGCGCGCCTGCCGTCCCGCGGGCGAGCGCTCGGTCGGCCGCGGCCGCCGCCGCGAGCGCCTCCGCCGGCGTGACCGCGACGAAGGCGTGCACGTGGCGATCGAGAGCCTCGAGACGCGCGAGATGCGCCTGCACGACGTCCGCAGCCGTCGCCTCGCGCGCGCCGAGCAACCGCTGGAGCTCCGCCACGCCGAGCCCGGTGAGCGCGGCGCTCATGCGCCGGCGTCGTCCACGAGCCGCCGCGCGGGCGAGAAGGGCTCGGTGTCGCCGAGGTCGAGGGCCGCGAGCGCGTCGAGCGAGGCGAGCACGGGCGCCAGCCGCTGCTCGATCACGGGCACGAGGTCGGCAGGCAGGTCGAGCCCGGCTGCCGCCAGCCGCTCGCTGAGAGACGGCGGGCCGGCCATCCCTAGCGCAAGCCCCCGGACTCGATCACCTGCATCCCGGGGAGGATCGTCTCGGGGAGATCCTGCACGAAGCGCGACGGCTGGCCGAGCACCATGCCCGCCGCCCGGTCGTAGATGTCGATCGGATACGACAGGTAGAGGTTGTCCTTGGCGCGCGTCACCGCGACGTAGAGCAGGCGGCGCTCCTCCTCCACCTCGTCGCCGTCGTGCAGGTTCAGGTACGAGGGAAAGCGGCCGTCGACCAGCCAGATGACGAACACCGTGTGCCACTCGAGGCCCTTGGCGGAATGGATGGTGGAGAGCGTCAAGAGGCCCTCCTCGACGTCGGCGGCGAGCACGTCGCCCACGCTGTCCGTCGGCGGCTCGAGGGCCATGTCGGACAGGAGCGAGGCGAGGCTCCGGTAGCGGCCGGCGATGGTGATGAAGTGCTCGAGGTCCTTCTCCCGTTTCGGGAAGTCCTCGCGATGGATCTGCCGGAGCATCGGCGTGTAGAACCCGACCACGCGCGCCACCTTCTCGCCCGGCGGCACGTCGTCGGGCGCGATCTCGGCGACGAGCGCCGCCAGCCGCCCGAGGTCCTTCGCGTAGGCGCCGCGGCGCGGGTAGGCCGCCAGCCGCTCGCTCATCGCCTCGATCGTCGGCGCCTCGGCGAGGTGCGTGAAGACGTCGTCCGCGGTCTTGGGGCCGACGCCGTCGAGCAGGAGGAGCACCCGGTGCCAGGACACCGCGTCGCGGGGGTTGGCGACAATCCGGAGATGCGCCAGCACGTCCTTCACGTGCGCCGTCTCGATGAACTTGAAGCCGCCGCGCTTGACGAACGGGATGTCGGCGCGCTGCAGCTCGAGCTCGAGGTCGAAGGAGTGGAAGCTCGAGCGGAAGAGGACGGCGATCTCGCCGAGCGGTACGCCCTCCTCGCGCAGCTCGAGGATGCGCTGGCAGACGAAGCGCGACTGCGCCTGCTCGTCCGCACACTGGAGCAG encodes:
- a CDS encoding amidase, with protein sequence MSAALTGLGVAELQRLLGAREATAADVVQAHLARLEALDRHVHAFVAVTPAEALAAAAAADRALARGTAGALAGVPVAVKDLFAVRGLVRGNGSPAFAGDRPAAADATVVARLRAAGAVVLGTTHMHELAFGPTGVNAALGTPLNPWAADRVPGGSSSGSGAAVAARLVPAALGTDTGGSVRIPASFCGVTGLKPTYGRVSRAGVTPLAWTLDHVGPLARTVEDVALVLQAIAGHDPADPSSARVPVPDYRALLDRPLRGVRIGVARAFACELIEPEVAAAVETALADLGSAGAAVTDVALPSLEHANPALGATILAEAESALGALLGPRRARAGLELRVYLALGKMVAADHYLAAQRLRTRLYEEARAAFARADLLALPATPLVAPRPAELLVRLGSHELDAAQAITRFTAPFNLIGLPALALPCGFTSAGLPVGLQLVGPPFAEGRVLAAGHAYQRATHWHERRPPLC